Proteins encoded by one window of Petrotoga mexicana DSM 14811:
- the ftsH gene encoding ATP-dependent zinc metalloprotease FtsH yields the protein MQNKRNQPRVFWLLLIYITIGIFIYVGVNSLIGTQDVSKIEYSELVQMLEDKKIVSLEIEDSGYARAKDQRGLYYETYAPNLLSDQQYVYGLANQGIEIKYVRSLENSWWISILTFLLPVFLLIFLFTLLFRSSAGGANQGMNFIKSPAKKYDPKKTRTTFKDVAGVKEAKEELTDVVKFLKDPKAFNRLGARMPKGVLLVGEPGTGKTLLARAVAGEADVPFFYISGSDFVELFVGVGAARVRDLFNQAKANAPAIIFIDEIDAVGRQRGAGLGGGHDEREQTLNSILVEMDGFDPSIGIIVMAATNRPDVLDKALLRPGRFDKKVVIDRPDAEGRKDILKIHFRGKKIAPDVDLEVLARATPGFVGADLENLVNEAALLAARNGEKFITMKDCEEAIERVIVGPERKTRVLSDQEKEVVAYHELGHAILGTFLPNADPVHKVTIIPRGYAALGYTLQLPSEDRYLMNKSEILDDIAVMLAGRAAEEIIFDEITSGAENDLKRATEMARRMVESFGMSEKIGPVAWASESEETFLARELFREKNYSDETAKELDSEVKQIINKSYEKAKSILLENKEKLQLIAQYLLKKETITGKELKELLQKDMDDLKEYVESFGVTSTREEEKVVNYEYLSRENNLIERKGI from the coding sequence TTGCAAAACAAAAGAAACCAACCTAGAGTTTTTTGGCTATTATTAATATATATAACAATAGGTATTTTTATATACGTTGGAGTCAACAGCCTTATCGGTACTCAAGATGTTTCAAAAATAGAATATAGTGAGTTAGTTCAAATGTTGGAAGATAAAAAGATTGTTTCTTTAGAAATAGAAGACTCTGGTTATGCTAGAGCAAAAGATCAAAGAGGGCTTTATTACGAGACATATGCTCCTAATCTTTTATCGGACCAACAGTATGTTTATGGACTTGCAAACCAAGGGATAGAGATTAAATATGTCAGAAGCTTGGAAAATAGTTGGTGGATTTCTATCTTAACGTTTCTTTTGCCTGTCTTTTTACTTATTTTTCTTTTCACCCTTTTGTTTCGATCAAGTGCGGGCGGTGCAAATCAAGGTATGAATTTTATAAAAAGCCCTGCCAAAAAATATGATCCCAAAAAAACCCGCACCACTTTTAAGGACGTTGCAGGGGTTAAGGAAGCGAAAGAAGAATTAACAGATGTTGTAAAATTTTTGAAAGATCCAAAGGCTTTTAATAGGCTCGGAGCTAGAATGCCAAAAGGTGTACTTTTAGTAGGGGAACCAGGTACAGGTAAAACTTTACTCGCCAGAGCGGTGGCTGGAGAGGCGGATGTCCCGTTTTTTTATATTAGTGGTTCTGATTTTGTTGAACTTTTTGTTGGAGTAGGAGCAGCAAGAGTTCGAGATCTTTTCAACCAAGCTAAGGCTAACGCACCTGCTATTATTTTTATTGATGAAATAGACGCGGTAGGTAGACAAAGGGGAGCAGGTCTGGGAGGAGGTCATGATGAAAGGGAGCAAACCCTTAACTCCATCTTAGTGGAAATGGATGGATTCGATCCAAGTATTGGAATAATAGTTATGGCAGCCACAAATAGACCTGATGTTCTAGACAAAGCTTTGTTAAGACCAGGAAGATTTGATAAAAAAGTGGTAATTGATAGACCTGATGCCGAAGGAAGAAAGGACATATTAAAGATTCACTTTAGAGGCAAAAAAATAGCACCAGATGTTGATTTAGAAGTGTTAGCCCGAGCTACTCCAGGATTTGTTGGAGCAGATTTAGAAAATTTAGTCAATGAAGCGGCCCTTTTGGCAGCCAGAAATGGGGAAAAGTTCATTACAATGAAGGATTGCGAAGAAGCCATCGAAAGGGTTATAGTTGGTCCAGAGAGGAAAACGCGGGTGCTTTCTGATCAAGAAAAAGAAGTCGTTGCCTATCATGAACTAGGTCATGCTATTTTAGGAACATTCTTACCAAATGCTGATCCTGTACACAAGGTAACCATTATTCCTCGAGGTTACGCGGCCTTAGGGTATACTTTACAGTTACCATCTGAAGATAGGTATCTGATGAATAAATCTGAAATACTCGATGATATTGCAGTAATGTTAGCTGGTAGAGCTGCAGAAGAAATAATATTTGATGAAATAACCAGTGGAGCTGAAAATGATCTAAAGCGAGCTACAGAAATGGCCAGAAGGATGGTAGAAAGTTTTGGCATGAGCGAAAAAATTGGTCCTGTAGCTTGGGCTAGCGAAAGTGAGGAAACTTTTTTAGCACGTGAACTCTTTAGAGAAAAAAACTACTCTGATGAAACTGCAAAAGAACTGGATTCTGAAGTAAAGCAAATAATAAATAAAAGCTATGAAAAGGCTAAATCTATACTGTTAGAAAACAAAGAGAAACTCCAACTCATTGCCCAATATCTTTTAAAAAAAGAAACTATCACAGGAAAAGAATTAAAAGAATTATTACAAAAAGATATGGATGATCTGAAAGAATATGTAGAAAGTTTTGGTGTGACCTCAACTCGGGAAGAAGAAAAGGTGGTAAATTATGAATACCTTTCTAGAGAAAATAATCTCATTGAAAGGAAAGGAATTTAA
- a CDS encoding thioesterase family protein, translated as MNTFLEKIISLKGKEFNYSFKVKDESYLWSEDKEVISLHALSTSSLLEEIHKCSYNTIKDLLEKDQVSVVSHSCIDHLSSTPYSFKVFIKLKITDVTYNKVHFQGEAFDEIDKIATFELTRNIVSKKILRKNLNHKMESINLSGQISERYT; from the coding sequence ATGAATACCTTTCTAGAGAAAATAATCTCATTGAAAGGAAAGGAATTTAATTATTCCTTTAAGGTAAAAGATGAAAGTTATTTATGGTCAGAAGATAAAGAAGTTATAAGTTTACATGCTTTAAGCACCTCCTCTCTTTTAGAAGAAATACATAAATGTAGTTATAATACTATAAAAGATCTTTTGGAAAAAGATCAGGTTTCTGTAGTTTCACATAGTTGTATAGATCATCTGTCCTCGACCCCTTATTCTTTTAAGGTATTTATAAAGTTAAAAATAACTGACGTAACCTACAACAAAGTGCATTTTCAGGGAGAAGCATTTGATGAAATCGACAAAATTGCAACTTTTGAATTAACTCGAAATATTGTTTCCAAAAAGATTCTAAGAAAAAACTTAAATCACAAAATGGAGAGCATTAATTTGTCGGGACAAATTTCTGAGCGTTACACCTAA
- a CDS encoding response regulator transcription factor: MAKKSIMIVEDDPAISEMLSLNLTKEGYEVITAVSADEALKKLEEKDTDFFIVDIMLPGSMDGFDLIRILKSSEDYRNTPVLILSAKDDAADKVAGLELGSDDYVTKPFNVRELIARIKSIFRRQAASAQMKEEGPKKITAKDLIIDTERLEVWVNGKPVSLTPLEFDLLVFLAKNEGKVFSRDVLLDKLWGYDYYGDTRTVDVHIRRLRTKIEEDPSNPKYIITVRGKGYKFRDPGKERNY; encoded by the coding sequence GTGGCAAAAAAAAGTATTATGATAGTAGAAGACGATCCGGCGATCTCTGAAATGTTATCTTTGAACTTGACTAAAGAAGGTTACGAAGTAATAACGGCTGTGTCTGCTGATGAGGCTTTAAAGAAATTGGAGGAAAAAGATACCGACTTTTTCATTGTCGATATTATGTTACCAGGTTCAATGGATGGATTCGATTTAATTAGAATATTGAAATCCAGCGAAGATTACCGCAACACCCCTGTGCTCATATTGAGTGCAAAAGATGATGCTGCGGATAAAGTTGCGGGGTTAGAACTTGGTAGTGATGATTATGTCACAAAACCTTTTAATGTAAGAGAACTAATTGCAAGAATTAAAAGCATATTTAGAAGACAAGCTGCATCAGCGCAAATGAAAGAAGAAGGACCCAAAAAAATCACAGCCAAGGATTTGATTATTGACACTGAAAGATTAGAAGTTTGGGTAAATGGCAAACCAGTTAGCCTTACCCCATTGGAGTTCGACTTGCTAGTTTTTCTTGCTAAAAACGAAGGAAAGGTCTTTAGTCGAGATGTATTGTTGGATAAATTGTGGGGATATGACTACTACGGAGATACAAGAACAGTAGACGTTCATATCAGAAGGTTGAGAACAAAAATTGAAGAAGATCCTTCCAATCCAAAATACATAATTACAGTAAGAGGGAAAGGATATAAATTCAGAGATCCTGGAAAGGAAAGAAACTACTAA
- a CDS encoding sensor histidine kinase, giving the protein MVNIYIIVILLLVITNILFIYAYLRKRREENAHQRFKNEIAKSININIKNPVDDFLLHQLNSYIKNLEEKYKSEKYKRRNIFSILDTLSEGIILVSFNQNEIIRVDFANSFAKNIFTTENFVGRSLTEVIDNHNLIELTLKSFKTNKDMEEETSFYYPEKKYFRCQVKSINVENYRVIILLDITKEKNLEDLRREFLTIMSHEMRTPLSVISGYLETILHEPNLNEEIYQPLKKIEEEISRLTRMFNDLLDIERLEKNIGEEKRFVFFNFSNTVKRAFDFFKIVADKMSIEFEEEIEDDLYVFGNEDRLLQVVYNILDNSFKFTALKEKGEKKVWLRLYKNDNNIILEIEDTGIGIPSKELKRIFDLFYRVDKSRSRQVPGLGIGLYIVKTILDNHNARIYLDSEENNGTLFQVILPLKTSIETEA; this is encoded by the coding sequence TTGGTCAATATATATATTATTGTTATTTTATTACTTGTCATTACAAATATTTTATTTATATATGCTTATTTGAGAAAGAGAAGAGAAGAAAATGCTCATCAACGGTTTAAAAATGAGATTGCAAAAAGTATAAATATAAACATAAAAAATCCTGTTGATGATTTTCTTCTGCATCAACTAAATTCATATATTAAAAATTTAGAAGAAAAATACAAATCCGAAAAATACAAAAGAAGGAACATATTTTCGATTCTAGACACCCTTTCTGAAGGAATAATATTGGTTTCTTTTAATCAAAATGAAATTATCAGGGTGGATTTTGCCAATTCTTTTGCTAAAAATATTTTTACAACAGAAAATTTTGTGGGTAGGTCATTAACAGAAGTAATTGATAATCATAATCTCATTGAATTGACTTTAAAAAGTTTTAAAACTAATAAAGACATGGAAGAGGAGACTTCATTCTATTATCCAGAAAAAAAATACTTCAGATGTCAAGTTAAATCAATAAATGTTGAAAATTATAGAGTTATTATTTTGTTAGATATCACGAAAGAAAAAAATTTAGAAGATCTAAGAAGAGAATTCTTAACCATCATGTCCCATGAAATGCGGACACCCTTATCCGTTATAAGCGGGTATTTAGAAACGATATTGCACGAACCTAATTTAAATGAAGAAATTTATCAACCCCTAAAAAAAATAGAAGAAGAAATTTCGAGATTAACGAGAATGTTTAACGACCTTTTAGATATAGAGAGATTGGAAAAAAATATAGGCGAAGAAAAAAGATTTGTGTTTTTCAATTTCTCTAATACGGTAAAGAGAGCTTTTGATTTCTTTAAAATTGTTGCTGATAAGATGTCCATTGAGTTTGAAGAAGAAATAGAAGATGATCTATACGTTTTCGGTAATGAAGATAGACTCCTGCAGGTAGTGTATAATATTTTAGACAATTCTTTTAAATTTACAGCATTGAAAGAAAAGGGCGAAAAAAAAGTATGGTTAAGATTGTACAAAAATGATAATAACATAATTTTGGAAATTGAGGATACAGGAATAGGTATACCTTCAAAAGAGTTAAAAAGGATCTTCGATCTATTTTACAGAGTAGACAAATCCAGAAGCAGGCAAGTCCCGGGTTTAGGGATTGGTTTGTACATAGTCAAAACAATTTTGGACAACCATAATGCCAGAATATATTTAGATAGCGAAGAAAACAACGGCACATTGTTTCAAGTTATACTACCTTTAAAAACAAGTATCGAAACGGAGGCTTAA
- a CDS encoding thymidine phosphorylase → MRAYDIIKNKRDAKENTKEEIAFMINGYLENRIPDYQVSSWLMAIFFNHLTEEESYNLTDVMLKSGDIIDLSRITGKKIDKHSTGGVGDKTTIAIAPMVASLGVKIAKLSGRSLGHTGGTIDKLESIPGFKTSLTTKEFFEIANNVGIVVAGQTGNIAPADKKLYSLRDSTATVEELSLIASSIMSKKLAITSDGILLDIKVGSGAFMKNLEDAKELGRIMLKIAKRYDKNTIALITNMDQPLGENIGNALEVMEAIDTVKGRGPKDFSELCLEISSHMASLSGIITYEEARKKLIENIEHGIVKEKMKEWIKAQGGKEEVVDDPSKYLNIAPKTLEFKAKEQGYITFIDTEKIGLASMVLGAGRQKKEDIIDKSVGLTINKKLGDKVEEGETIAKLFVSEKSDVDASLKLLNEAYNISKENPKGINKNVILDVLFSDEKS, encoded by the coding sequence TTGAGAGCATACGATATTATAAAAAACAAAAGGGATGCTAAAGAAAACACAAAAGAAGAAATAGCCTTTATGATCAATGGCTATTTAGAAAACCGTATTCCAGACTATCAAGTTTCTTCCTGGTTAATGGCTATCTTCTTCAATCATTTAACAGAGGAAGAAAGTTATAATCTAACGGATGTAATGCTTAAAAGTGGAGATATTATAGACTTATCAAGAATCACAGGTAAAAAAATTGACAAACACTCTACTGGAGGCGTTGGAGACAAAACTACAATAGCAATAGCACCTATGGTTGCCTCATTAGGGGTTAAAATAGCCAAATTATCAGGCAGATCCTTAGGGCACACTGGAGGGACCATCGACAAGCTTGAATCTATTCCCGGTTTTAAAACTTCTCTAACCACTAAAGAATTCTTTGAAATAGCGAACAATGTAGGGATTGTTGTGGCCGGACAGACTGGAAATATAGCCCCAGCAGATAAAAAGTTGTATTCGTTAAGGGACTCTACCGCAACCGTTGAGGAACTATCTTTAATAGCTTCCAGTATAATGAGTAAAAAACTTGCCATAACTAGTGATGGAATACTCTTGGATATCAAAGTGGGTTCGGGAGCATTCATGAAAAACTTAGAAGATGCCAAAGAGTTGGGTAGAATCATGCTAAAGATTGCAAAAAGATACGATAAAAATACTATTGCTTTAATTACCAATATGGATCAACCTTTGGGAGAAAACATTGGAAACGCATTGGAAGTAATGGAAGCAATAGATACAGTGAAAGGAAGAGGTCCAAAAGATTTTTCTGAGTTGTGTTTAGAAATCTCTTCTCATATGGCTTCTTTATCTGGTATAATAACCTATGAAGAAGCAAGGAAAAAACTAATAGAAAACATAGAACATGGTATAGTAAAAGAAAAAATGAAAGAATGGATAAAAGCTCAGGGTGGAAAAGAAGAAGTAGTTGATGATCCTAGTAAGTATCTTAATATAGCACCAAAAACTTTAGAATTCAAAGCAAAGGAACAAGGGTATATAACCTTTATTGATACCGAAAAAATAGGTTTAGCCTCAATGGTATTAGGAGCTGGCAGACAAAAAAAAGAAGATATCATCGACAAAAGTGTTGGTTTAACAATTAACAAAAAGCTTGGAGATAAAGTTGAAGAAGGAGAGACAATAGCCAAGTTGTTTGTCAGCGAAAAGAGCGACGTTGATGCCTCTCTAAAGCTTTTGAATGAGGCTTACAACATTAGTAAAGAAAATCCTAAAGGTATAAATAAAAATGTAATTCTTGATGTTTTGTTTTCCGATGAAAAAAGTTAA
- a CDS encoding phosphodiester glycosidase family protein, translating into MKKLIFLFLLIILAINLFSEEAIFISQNNPPLSMEAIKNQDYFYINVEHLSKYDSMVMNRTSRIMYIIYNKNVLEISLNDYYSKINFINKYNNSVLIVDENVYIREDVLSTFLQLNRFKDIDSIFFYSEIPKITNSNVSTSEIEIGFNSYLSKDSITLTKITKDGDYLLSIKPVAPMENIPDNFDYSYSNNTAYLKFKSDFNYEVNLNGKNLSIIIDKKTISTSADTDKTTSKNEGLQYIEKIEELNGQRLKIYQLIVNPKIYQIKVDLNNLGTRSDVYSFLKDKNPIFSVNASFFDPQTLEPVGNIISDGTLLHLSSYSRPALIIGTNFLDIDYIKLEYQLHIDNLLFWVKSINSTWKGDVKLYTHHYKGNIAETEGNYAFFLIDENNRIISKNKTTPSEGEKLVLIDKKYEKYLGNISLGTKIDFTLNKSENLPNDPTLLLEGGPILIHSKYTQEQLDAEKKSYSNGIIYSKAPRTVVAIDKDRNINLMVIEGLDNPETGLTYDETKNLLFELGEFEVAMMLDGGSSSIVYYEGEIQNFKNEKTRNYIPVLLSVYEKIL; encoded by the coding sequence ATGAAAAAGCTTATCTTTCTATTCTTGCTAATAATTCTAGCAATAAATTTATTTTCTGAAGAAGCTATTTTTATATCTCAAAACAACCCTCCTCTCAGTATGGAAGCTATCAAAAATCAAGATTATTTTTATATTAATGTTGAACATCTTTCCAAATATGATAGTATGGTAATGAATCGCACTTCCAGAATAATGTATATAATATACAATAAAAATGTCTTAGAAATTAGTTTGAATGATTACTACTCCAAAATAAATTTTATAAACAAATATAATAATTCCGTACTGATTGTTGATGAAAACGTGTATATAAGGGAAGATGTCTTATCTACATTCTTACAGTTGAACCGTTTTAAAGATATTGACAGTATATTCTTCTATTCAGAAATTCCAAAAATAACTAACTCTAATGTAAGTACAAGTGAAATCGAAATTGGATTCAATTCATATCTTTCAAAAGATTCGATAACTTTAACTAAAATAACAAAAGATGGAGATTACTTATTAAGCATAAAACCTGTTGCCCCGATGGAAAATATTCCAGATAACTTCGATTATTCATACTCAAACAATACTGCTTATTTAAAGTTCAAGAGTGATTTCAACTATGAAGTTAATTTAAATGGAAAAAATTTATCTATTATTATCGATAAAAAAACTATTTCAACAAGTGCAGATACGGATAAAACCACATCTAAAAATGAAGGGCTTCAATACATTGAAAAAATCGAAGAATTAAACGGACAACGTTTAAAAATTTACCAATTGATAGTTAATCCAAAAATATATCAAATAAAAGTTGATTTGAATAATTTAGGAACACGTTCCGATGTGTATTCATTTTTAAAAGATAAAAATCCGATCTTTTCTGTTAACGCTTCTTTTTTTGATCCTCAAACCTTAGAACCAGTTGGGAATATAATATCCGACGGCACACTATTACATTTGAGTTCCTATTCACGACCTGCACTAATTATAGGAACAAATTTTCTAGACATTGACTATATTAAATTAGAATACCAGTTACATATTGATAACCTACTTTTTTGGGTAAAATCCATTAATTCTACGTGGAAAGGTGACGTTAAATTATATACTCATCATTATAAGGGAAACATAGCGGAAACAGAAGGAAATTATGCTTTTTTCTTAATCGATGAAAATAATCGGATTATATCAAAAAACAAAACAACTCCTTCTGAAGGAGAAAAATTAGTACTTATAGATAAAAAATACGAAAAATACCTGGGAAATATATCGTTGGGAACAAAAATTGATTTCACGCTTAATAAAAGCGAAAATTTGCCAAACGATCCTACTTTACTTTTAGAGGGAGGACCTATATTAATACATTCCAAATATACCCAAGAACAACTAGATGCTGAAAAGAAAAGTTACTCCAATGGAATAATTTATAGTAAAGCCCCAAGAACCGTAGTTGCGATAGATAAAGATCGAAATATCAATTTAATGGTCATTGAAGGACTTGATAATCCTGAAACAGGTCTTACATACGATGAAACAAAAAACTTGCTATTTGAATTGGGCGAGTTTGAAGTTGCAATGATGCTAGATGGTGGTAGTTCTTCAATAGTTTATTACGAAGGTGAAATACAAAATTTTAAAAACGAAAAAACACGTAATTATATTCCGGTACTTTTAAGTGTTTATGAAAAAATCCTGTAG